The stretch of DNA TTTATAGGCTCCCACGTCAGCGATGCACTGGCCGAAAGGGGGTTTGAAGTAACCATATTTGACAAACGCCCCTCCCCCTATCTGCGGGAAGGTCAACACATGATGGTTGGAGATATCCTTAATGAGGCTCAGGTAGAGGAAGCTATAACTGGGCAGGATTATGTGTTTCACTTTGCCGGCATCTCCGACATTGATGAGGCTTCCCAACGCCCTGTGGATACCGTTAAGCTAAACGTGCTGGCCACGGTATACATGCTGGAGGCTGCCCGCAAACATCATATCAAACGCTTCTTTTTTGCCAGCTCCTCCTATGTATACAGCAACGCAGGTGGTTTTTACAAAAATTCCAAACAGGCCTGTGAGCTATTTATTGAAACTTATCAAAAGCAATACGGGCTCAACTTCACCATTCTGCGCTACGGTTCACTGTATGGGACCCGCTCCGACCATCATAACAGCATCTACCGGATTATTTACCACGCTTTGAAAGACAAAAAGATCGTTTACCACGGAACCGGGGAAGAGTACCGTGCCTACATTCACGTGAAAGATGCCGCTAAGCTGACAGTGGATACGCTGGATGAACAATATGCCAATGAATATCTTGAACTCACCGGCAACTATCCGATGAAATACAGCAATCTGCTGGAGATGATCCGGGAAATGCTCAACAACGAAGTGGAGATAGAATACCGCGAAAACCGCTCCGATACGCATTACCGGATGACCCCCTATAATTTTCAGCCGCGTGTAGCAAAAAAACTTACCAATAATCCGCAGATCGATATGGGGCAGGGTATTCTGGAGTTGATGGGCGACATTTATCATTACCTCTACGAAAGCAAAGAACTGTGACCGCATATCAGCGCCTGTCCTACATCCTTGATGCAGATATACCGGTTTACGGCAATGGCACACGGCCCGGCTTCAGCCGCATCAACGACATGCGTAAAGGCGCTACGGCCAACAAAACCGCACTTACACTGGACAGCCACATGGGGACACACATTGACTTTCCTCTGCATTTCCTGGCTGACGGCCGGGGAGGCGAGGACTATCAGGCCCATGAACTTGTCTTTCAGCATGCTTTGCTAGTTGAAGTGCCAACGGAAGGCGGGCTTATCCAAAACAATGCCCTGCAAAACATTCCGCAGGATGTTCATCTTGACCTGCTTCTCATCAAAACCGGCTTCTGCTACAAAAGACACACAGACGATTACTGGCAAAACAATCCCGGGTTTGCTTCCGAAACAGCTGCATATCTGCAGGAAAAA from Chitinophagales bacterium encodes:
- a CDS encoding metal-dependent hydrolase, yielding MTAYQRLSYILDADIPVYGNGTRPGFSRINDMRKGATANKTALTLDSHMGTHIDFPLHFLADGRGGEDYQAHELVFQHALLVEVPTEGGLIQNNALQNIPQDVHLDLLLIKTGFCYKRHTDDYWQNNPGFASETAAYLQEKFPSLRAIGFDSISLSSFLHREEGRIAHRAFLSRNILIIEDMDLRNVTPHTRFEKIMVAPLLFSACDGAPCYVLAEIRTS
- a CDS encoding NAD-dependent epimerase gives rise to the protein MKQKAVVFGGSGFIGSHVSDALAERGFEVTIFDKRPSPYLREGQHMMVGDILNEAQVEEAITGQDYVFHFAGISDIDEASQRPVDTVKLNVLATVYMLEAARKHHIKRFFFASSSYVYSNAGGFYKNSKQACELFIETYQKQYGLNFTILRYGSLYGTRSDHHNSIYRIIYHALKDKKIVYHGTGEEYRAYIHVKDAAKLTVDTLDEQYANEYLELTGNYPMKYSNLLEMIREMLNNEVEIEYRENRSDTHYRMTPYNFQPRVAKKLTNNPQIDMGQGILELMGDIYHYLYESKEL